A DNA window from Fragaria vesca subsp. vesca linkage group LG3, FraVesHawaii_1.0, whole genome shotgun sequence contains the following coding sequences:
- the LOC101307762 gene encoding uncharacterized protein LOC101307762 — translation MVGRGRTPCCDKSQVKRGPWSPSEDLRLISFIQKHGHDNWRALPKQAGLLRCGKSCRLRWINYLRPDLKRGNFTKEEEESIIMLHEAWGNKWSKIASHFPGRTDNEIKNVWNTHLRKKLALKYSCGDDQSKELSSITSSSSSSSSSSASFQLSSGEPSAGVTAELQNQPNQESNTSKTRNDCELPDSLTIQEKLEKKLPMEVTDQVRVDDAVGMKMLTTSSSFSSYASSNGSSSSQGGGVSRPDDLVFDLKGAYEPQIADKAVFEIPFESDYGFWNMLDGTLSFEGNPEPLLPQADQTYQSSNLELVESGNWLSYLEKELGLEDSTKTNNQDFVMKDATEQLASEKYCDKLPKPTEMDHGMDDYFGMWPPLPENSAN, via the exons ATGGTAGGGAGGGGAAGAACACCATGTTGTGATAAGAGCCAAGTGAAGAGAGGACCTTGGAGTCCTTCTGAGGACTTAAGGCTCATCAGCTTCATTCAGAAACACGGTCATGATAACTGGAGGGCTCTCCCTAAACAAGCAG GTTTACTGCGATGTGGGAAAAGTTGTCGTTTGAGATGGATCAACTACCTTCGGCCTGATCTGAAGCGAGGTAACTTCACAAAGGAGGAAGAAGAGTCCATCATTATGCTACATGAAGCATGGGGAAACAA GTGGTCCAAAATTGCATCCCATTTTCCTGGAAGAACAGACAACGAAATCAAGAATGTGTGGAACACTCATCTGCGGAAGAAATTGGCTTTGAAGTATTCTTGTGGAGATGATCAATCAAAGGAGTTATCTTCCATAACTTCCTCTTCATCCTCATCATCTTCTTCCAGTGCTTCATTTCAGTTGTCTAGTGGAGAACCGAGTGCAGGAGTCACCGCTGAATTACAGAATCAACCTAACCAAGAAAGCAACACGTCCAAGACCCGGAACGACTGTGAACTGCCCGATTCGTTGACAATCCAAGAAAAACTTGAAAAAAAATTACCAATGGAAGTAACAGATCAAGTTAGGGTTGATGATGCTGTAGGCATGAAAATGTTGACGACAAGTTCATCCTTTTCATCCTACGCCTCCTCAAACGGTTCAAGTTCCAGCCAAGGGGGCGGTGTTTCGAGGCCAGATGATTTGGTGTTTGACTTAAAAGGAGCTTATGAACCTCAAATAGCAGACAAGGCAGTCTTTGAAATTCCATTCGAATCTGACTATGGTTTCTGGAACATGTTAGATGGGACGTTATCATTTGAGGGTAACCCTGAGCCTCTACTACCTCAGGCGGATCAGACCTACCAGAGCTCAAACTTGGAGCTAGTCGAAAGTGGGAACTGGCTCAGTTACTTGGAGAAAGAACTTGGCCTTGAGGATTCAACAAAGACCAACAACCAAGATTTTGTGATGAAGGATGCAACCGAACAATTAGCGTCGGAGAAGTACTGTGATAAGTTGCCAAAGCCTACAGAAATGGACCACGGCATGGATGATTACTTCGGAATGTGGCCACCTTTGCCAGAGAACTCCGCTAACTGA